The Streptomyces sp. NBC_00224 genome contains the following window.
CCACGGCCGCCGTCACCAGCACCTGCTCGCCCGGAGCCACCAGCTCCGCCAGCCGTTCGCGGCGCCTGGCGTCCAGCTCCGCGAAGACGTCGTCCAGGACCAGGACCGGCTCGTTGCCCTCGGCCCGCAGCAGGTCGTACGAGGCGAGCCGCAGCGCCAGTGCGTACGACCAGGATTCGCCGTGGCTGGCGTACCCCTTGGCCGGGAGCTGGCCCAGCTTGAGCAGCAGGTCGTCGCGGTGCGGCCCGACCAGCGTCACGCCCCGCTCGATCTCCTGCTTGCGCACCTCCGCGAGCGCGGCCATCAGCTGCCCGTACAGGTCCTCACGGGTGGCAGCCGCGCCCTGCGCCGAGGGGCGGTACTCCAGCGCCACCGGACCGCCGCCGGGCGCCAGCTGCTCGTAGGCCTTGTCGGCGAGCGGCTGGAGCGTCGCGATCAGGTCGAGCCGCTGGGCGAGCAGCTCGGCGCCCACCTGCGCCAGATGCTGGTCCCACACGTCGAGCGTCGACAGGTCCATGCCACGGCCGCCGTGGCGCCGGGCCATCGCGGCCGACTTCAGCAGGGTGTTGCGCTGCTTGAGGACGCGGTCGTAGTCGGAGCGGACGGCCGCCATGCGCGGGGAGCGCGCGGTGACCAGCTCGTCCAGGAACCTGCGGCGCTCGCCGGGGTCGCCCTTGACCAGCGCCAGATCCTCCGGCGCGAAGAGGACGGTCCGCACTATCCCCAGCACGTCACGTGGTCTGACCTGCGAGGATCGATTGATTCGGGCCCGGTTGGCGCGGCCCGGGTTCAGCTCCAGCTCGATCAGCTGGGAGCGCTCGCCCTGGGTCACGGCCGCGCGGATGACCGCCCGGTCGGCGCCCATGCGCACCAGCGGCGCGTCCGAGGAGACCCGGTGGCTGCCGAGGGTCGCGAGATAGCCGACCGCCTCGACGAGATTGGTCTTGCCCTGGCCGTTGGCCCCGACGAAAGCGGTGACGCCCGGGTCGAGCGGAACCTCGACCCGGGCGTACGAGCGGAAGTCGGCCAGCGAGAGATGCGTGACGTGCATGGTGGTGCGCCGACCTCCCCCGGCCCTGCCAACAGCCTGTGGATTACTTCTTGGACTCGACCGCGTGGCCGCCGAACTGGTTGCGCAGCGCCGCGATCATCTTCATCTGCGGGGAGTCGTCCTGACGGGACGCGAACCGCGCGAACAGCGACGCGGTGATCGCGGGCAGCGGCACGGCGTTGTCGATGGCCGCCTCCACGGTCCACCGGCCCTCGCCGGAGTCCGCGGCGAAGCCACGCAGCTGGTCGAGGTGCTCGTCGTCGTCGAGGGCGTTGACCGCCAGGTCCAGCAGCCAGGAACGGATGACCGTGCCCTCCTGCCAGCTGCGGAAGACCTCGCGGACGTCGGTGACGGAGTCGACCTTCTCCAGGAGCTCCCAGCCCTCGGCGTACGCCTGCATCATCGCGTACTCGATGCCGTTGTGGACCATCTTGGCGAAGTGGCCGGCGCCGACCTTGCCCGCGTGGACCGAGCCGAACTCGCCCTCGGGCTTCAGCGCGTCGAAGACCGGCTGGACCTTCGCCACGTTCTCGGCGTCGCCGCCGTACATCAGCGCGTAGCCGTTCTCCAGGCCCCAGACGCCGCCGGAGACACCGCAGTCGACGAAGCCGATGCCCTTGAGGCCCAGCTCGACGGCGTGCTTCTCGTCGTCGGTCCAGCGGGAGTTGCCGCCGTCGACGACCACGTCGCCGGGGGAGAGCAGCTCGGCCAGCTCGTCGATGGTCGACTGGGTCGCGGCACCGGCCGGGACCATCACCCAGACCACCCGCGGGCCCTTGAGCTTGCCCACAAGCTCTTCGAGGCTGTGGACATCGGCGACGTCCGGGTTGCGGTCGTAACCGATGACGGTGTGGCCTGCGCGGCGAATCCGCTCGCGCATGTTGCCGCCCATCTTGCCGAGGCCGACGAGACCGAGCTCCATCACATGATCCTTTGACGTTGTGGCGTTCGTACCCGTGTCCGAGCCTACGCCGGGACACGGGCACACACCTGTGGGGTCGGCCGCTCAGACGAACGTGCCCCGCGCAGGTCAGCCGGGTGGATCAGCCGGAGAGACGCACCGGCATGATCAGGTACTTGTACGCGTCGTCCGCCTCGGCGTCGAGCGCGGGCTTGCCGCTCAGCAGCGCCGGCTTGGTCGAGGTGGTGAAGGAGAGCTGGGCGACCGGGGAGTCGATGGCGCTCAGGCCGTCGAGCAGGAAGGTCGGGTTGAAGGCGATCGAGATGTCGTCGCCCTCCAGGTTGGCGTCGACCCTTTCCACAGCCTGTGCGTCGTCGCTGGAACCGGCCTCCAGGATGAGCACGCCCTGCTCGAAGCTGAGGCGGACCGGAGTGTTGCGCTCGGCGACCAGGGAGACGCGCTTGACGGCCTCGACGAAGGGCGCGGTCTCGATCACCGCGACCGAGTTGAACTCGGTGGGGAACAGCGTCCGGTACTTCGGCAGGTCGCCTTCGAGCAGCCGGGTGGTGGTGCGCCGGCCGGCGCCCTCGAAGCCGATCAGGCCCTCGCCGGCGCCCGAGCCCGACAGCGCGAGGGTGACGGTGTCACCGCTGGTCAGGGCCTTGGCGGTGTCCAGGAGCGTCTTGGCGGGCACCAGGGCGACCGCGGAGGCGTCCGGGTTCTCCGGCTTCCACAGGAACTCGCGGACCGCGAAGCGGTAGCGGTCGGTCGAGGCCAGGGTGACCGTGTCGCCCTCGATCTCGATCCGGACGCCGGTCAGCACCGGCAGGGTGTCGTCGCGTCCGGCGGCGATGGCGACCTGGGCGGCGGCGGAGGCGAAGACCTCACCGGGAACGGTGCCGGTCGCGGTCGGCATCTGCGGCAGCGCCGGGTACTCCTCCACAGGCAGGGTGTGGAGGGTGAAGCGGGAGGAGCCGCAGACCACCGTCGCCCGTACACCGTCTGTGGAAATCTCCACCGGGCGGTTGGGCAGGGCGCGGCAGATGTCGGCGAGCAGGCGGCCGGAGACGAGCACCGTGCCGTCCTCGTCGACCTCGGCGTCGACCGAGACCCGCGCCGAGACCTCGTAGTCGAAGCTGGAGAAGCTGAGGGCGCCGTTCTCCGCCTTCAGAAGAAGGCCCGCGAGCACCGGCGCGGGCGGACGGGCCGGGAGGCTGCGGGCCACCCACGCCACCGCCTCCGCGAGAACATCGCGCTCCACCCGGATCTTCACCGGAACCGCCTCCTGCTGTTGCTGGCTCGCCCTGCTGGCTTTCGTCGTCGGCTGTATCGCCGGGGACCAGTCTGACGTACGCCGCTGACACTCGGTGCGAGTCGGGGTCAAGTCGTGCCGAGAGGTCCGGGAGCCACCGGGCTCAAGTTGTGCACAGGCCCCACTTCGAAGCGGAATCCGAGCTAACTCTAAGTGGAAGTAGTAGTAGGGCCTGTGGAAACGGTGGATAACCCCGTTTTCGCAGGTCAGGCCCACTTTTTTGTCCACCGCGCCTGTGGGTGGAGCCGGTGGACAACTCACCGGTTCTGTGGACACCCGAAAGTTCTGCACACCCGATGCACAGGCAGGGCCGACTTCTCCCCAGGGCTGTCCCCAGCTTTACCCACGTTCCCCACAGCCCAACCGGCCTCGTTGGTGTGACGCCTTTCACTCGACCCGGTGATGAGGGGTGTTGCGTTGCCGAACAGTGGACAGCGCTGTGGAGAAGCTGTGGGCAATGGGCCCCAGCCTGTGGGCCGCCGGTGGACAACTTTGACCACAGGCTGTGGACAGAGAATTCGTCCACAGCCTGTGGAGGACGCTCGCGCACAAATCCACAAGTATCTGACCTGGGGTGATGGAGTATCAGGGCGTCGGCCTGTGGAAGCAATCTGGACAACTGAACAGTCCCCAGGGTGTGGACGGGGAAAAGTGCCCGGATCTGTGGAGAACCCCCTCTGACCGGCGCGTATTCGAACACCGGGGGCCGGGACGAGCCGTACGGACCGGCCGCGGCGAGCCGTACACAGGGGCGGGAACGACGCCGTACGTACGGATGCGGCGGCCGTACGAGGGCTCGTGGGCAACGCGAAGGGCGCCCGGGACAGGTGTGTCCCGGGCGCCCTGAGAGGCTCTGCGAGCGGTCCGCTCAGCCGTTCTTGATGCGGTTGGTGAGCTCGGTGACCTGGTTGTAGATGGAGCGCCGCTCGGCCATCAGCGCGCGGATCTTCCGGTCGGCGTGCATCACCGTCGTGTGGTCGCGGCCGCCGAACTGCGCCCCGATCTTCGGCAGCGAGAGGTCGGTGAGCTCGCGGCACAGGTACATCGCGATCTGGCGGGCCGTCACCAGGACCCGGCTGCGCGAGGATCCGCACAGGTCCTCGACGGTAAGCCCGAAGTAGTCGGCGGTCGCCGCCATGATCGCGCCGGCCGTGATCTCGGGCGCCGAGTCCTCGCCGCCGGGGATCAGGTCCTTCAGCACGATCTCGGTGAGCCCCAGGTCCACCGGCTGCCGGTTGAGCGACGCGAACGCCGTCACCCGGATCAGCGCGCCCTCCAGCTCACGGATGTTCCGCGAGATCCGGGACGCGATGAACTCCAGCACCTCCGGCGGGGCGTTGAGCTGCTCCTGCACCGCCTTCTTACGGAGGATCGCGATGCGCGTCTCCAGCTCCGGCGGCTGCACATCGGTGGTCAGACCCCACTCGAAACGGTTCCTCAGCCGGTCCTCAAGCGTCATCAGCTGCTTGGGCGGCCGGTCGGAGGAGAGCACGATCTGCTTGTTGGCGTTGTGGAGCGTGTTGAAGGTGTGGAAGAACTCCTCCTGCGTCGACTCCTTGCTCGCCAGGAACTGGATGTCGTCGACCAGGAGGATGTCCACGTCCCGGTACCGCTTGCGGAAGGTGTCGCCCTTGCCGTCGCGGATCGAGTTGATGAACTCGTTGGTGAACTCCTCGGAGCTCACGTAG
Protein-coding sequences here:
- the recF gene encoding DNA replication/repair protein RecF codes for the protein MHVTHLSLADFRSYARVEVPLDPGVTAFVGANGQGKTNLVEAVGYLATLGSHRVSSDAPLVRMGADRAVIRAAVTQGERSQLIELELNPGRANRARINRSSQVRPRDVLGIVRTVLFAPEDLALVKGDPGERRRFLDELVTARSPRMAAVRSDYDRVLKQRNTLLKSAAMARRHGGRGMDLSTLDVWDQHLAQVGAELLAQRLDLIATLQPLADKAYEQLAPGGGPVALEYRPSAQGAAATREDLYGQLMAALAEVRKQEIERGVTLVGPHRDDLLLKLGQLPAKGYASHGESWSYALALRLASYDLLRAEGNEPVLVLDDVFAELDARRRERLAELVAPGEQVLVTAAVDDDVPGVLAGARYEVAAGEVARV
- the gnd gene encoding phosphogluconate dehydrogenase (NAD(+)-dependent, decarboxylating), giving the protein MELGLVGLGKMGGNMRERIRRAGHTVIGYDRNPDVADVHSLEELVGKLKGPRVVWVMVPAGAATQSTIDELAELLSPGDVVVDGGNSRWTDDEKHAVELGLKGIGFVDCGVSGGVWGLENGYALMYGGDAENVAKVQPVFDALKPEGEFGSVHAGKVGAGHFAKMVHNGIEYAMMQAYAEGWELLEKVDSVTDVREVFRSWQEGTVIRSWLLDLAVNALDDDEHLDQLRGFAADSGEGRWTVEAAIDNAVPLPAITASLFARFASRQDDSPQMKMIAALRNQFGGHAVESKK
- the dnaN gene encoding DNA polymerase III subunit beta; its protein translation is MKIRVERDVLAEAVAWVARSLPARPPAPVLAGLLLKAENGALSFSSFDYEVSARVSVDAEVDEDGTVLVSGRLLADICRALPNRPVEISTDGVRATVVCGSSRFTLHTLPVEEYPALPQMPTATGTVPGEVFASAAAQVAIAAGRDDTLPVLTGVRIEIEGDTVTLASTDRYRFAVREFLWKPENPDASAVALVPAKTLLDTAKALTSGDTVTLALSGSGAGEGLIGFEGAGRRTTTRLLEGDLPKYRTLFPTEFNSVAVIETAPFVEAVKRVSLVAERNTPVRLSFEQGVLILEAGSSDDAQAVERVDANLEGDDISIAFNPTFLLDGLSAIDSPVAQLSFTTSTKPALLSGKPALDAEADDAYKYLIMPVRLSG